A stretch of the Massilia sp. W12 genome encodes the following:
- a CDS encoding ABC transporter ATP-binding protein translates to MIQADEINETPNVEKIASSGNRAGAVMDSSDPSVPCLEVVNTSISYGDFIALDGVDLKIQSGEIVGILGPNGAGKSTLIRACEGLEKIDQGRILLLGKDISVERKALEGRIGVVLQRPKFSSYATVRETIDLFRSFRACGSEPERLTEALGLNSKLDVKISKLSGGERQRLAVLIGLMGRHELILLDEPTSELDPQARRVVWQLISQVARQHNSAILMTTHQMEEAEVLCDRVYIIDHGKIIASGNPAQVIFDNCEEMSVLVTIQADAMEAVGAAYPNIASTRHGQFIKCHIKVAAVEEGQKLMRELLERFGSAVVDVGLQRSNLEDVFIKLTGAHLRD, encoded by the coding sequence ATGATTCAAGCCGATGAAATAAATGAAACACCCAATGTCGAGAAAATAGCGAGCAGTGGGAATCGAGCCGGTGCAGTTATGGATTCTTCCGATCCCAGCGTCCCATGTCTGGAGGTTGTCAACACTTCCATAAGTTATGGGGATTTCATTGCTCTCGACGGGGTTGATCTAAAAATTCAATCCGGTGAGATCGTCGGAATACTTGGCCCAAACGGCGCCGGGAAGTCCACACTGATCCGCGCATGTGAGGGATTGGAAAAGATAGACCAAGGACGCATCTTGCTCCTGGGTAAAGATATTTCCGTAGAGCGAAAAGCGCTGGAAGGACGAATTGGCGTAGTGTTGCAACGGCCAAAATTTTCCAGCTATGCGACGGTTCGTGAAACCATTGATTTGTTTCGCTCGTTCCGTGCCTGTGGCAGTGAGCCAGAACGCCTGACAGAGGCGTTGGGGCTGAATTCAAAGCTTGACGTCAAAATATCAAAACTATCCGGAGGGGAACGCCAACGTCTAGCTGTGCTCATTGGATTGATGGGAAGACACGAGCTAATTCTCTTGGATGAGCCGACATCGGAACTGGACCCCCAGGCGCGCAGGGTTGTCTGGCAACTGATTTCTCAAGTCGCACGTCAGCATAATAGTGCGATTCTGATGACTACCCATCAGATGGAAGAGGCCGAGGTTCTGTGCGATCGCGTCTACATTATCGATCATGGCAAAATTATTGCCAGCGGTAATCCGGCGCAAGTAATCTTCGACAACTGCGAGGAAATGTCTGTATTGGTAACAATTCAGGCTGATGCGATGGAAGCAGTAGGAGCTGCTTACCCCAATATCGCCAGTACCAGACACGGTCAGTTCATTAAATGTCATATAAAGGTAGCGGCAGTTGAGGAGGGCCAGAAGCTGATGCGAGAATTACTTGAACGGTTTGGTTCTGCGGTTGTAGATGTTGGACTGCAACGTTCAAATCTGGAAGATGTCTTTATTAAGCTAACTGGCGCGCATCTCCGTGACTAA
- a CDS encoding ABC transporter ATP-binding protein, producing the protein MSQENVVEVRDLQKQYSMSSERLVILNNASFTARAGELVLIMGPSGSGKTTFVSLLAGMDSTYKGSIRIDGLELEKLSEQERVRLRSTLIGLVFQDHRLLPQLTALENVEAPMYLRNFSASERRSRAADALQLVSLSERMQHRPGQLSGGEKQRTAIARALVCGAKVLLCDEPTGSLNREMSMQIFRLLKELCKRLGKTVVMTTHDPAAIEFADQLLILEDGKLVKSVDKNEVTHAATSS; encoded by the coding sequence ATGAGTCAAGAGAATGTTGTCGAAGTCAGAGACCTGCAGAAACAGTATTCGATGTCTTCGGAGCGCTTGGTAATTTTGAACAACGCCAGTTTTACCGCCCGTGCAGGTGAGTTGGTTTTGATTATGGGGCCGTCCGGTTCCGGCAAAACAACGTTTGTTTCGCTGCTCGCAGGTATGGACAGTACATACAAAGGATCTATTCGCATTGATGGCCTGGAATTGGAGAAGCTGTCGGAGCAGGAACGCGTCCGCTTGCGCAGTACGCTGATCGGTTTGGTTTTTCAGGATCACAGGTTATTGCCCCAACTCACTGCCCTTGAAAATGTCGAAGCGCCCATGTATTTGCGTAATTTCAGTGCAAGCGAGCGGCGCAGCCGTGCTGCCGACGCACTGCAATTAGTGTCGCTCTCAGAACGAATGCAGCATCGTCCCGGGCAGTTATCGGGGGGCGAAAAACAGCGAACTGCGATAGCGCGTGCGTTGGTTTGCGGCGCAAAAGTTCTGTTATGCGATGAGCCGACCGGGAGTCTCAATCGTGAGATGAGCATGCAGATATTCAGGCTTCTGAAAGAGTTGTGCAAACGGCTTGGGAAGACCGTTGTAATGACTACTCATGATCCGGCGGCTATCGAATTCGCAGATCAACTTCTGATTCTTGAAGATGGCAAGCTGGTGAAAAGTGTTGACAAGAACGAGGTAACGCATGCTGCAACATCCAGTTAA
- a CDS encoding ABC transporter permease — MLQHPVNKVSYRSLRAEFSTYLFMVFAALIVSLFMVLQGVGKAQQGDVFSKDDRILVVSNKIAPRYPLPVRYAYEINLRELPGVERAVAVNFVPATMNGPRKQIAVMAANPSDILRTNTDLVVLGGAAQRWIDDTNGLLVGRDFATREGLMIGDVISITSPSFREAGGVDTIKLKIQGLYAVKNDAYPAVGVLLHDKLIRPNGQTTTAQGASAILVLLKDRSNAIEVAQIIDDRYKASPMSTRTTLREQFVDSYNSQGAGIRTLLRLYGLGGIAAGGMLLLAFCYFNAYRLEQELRRFEEMGFNRFGVIMRAATAMMFPILAGAAFGVVLTLLVSALFKVSIQKAFPYFAATWETGLPLLPAVAAITFLLSAFALLTVVKLQRRTTQVGAVQ, encoded by the coding sequence ATGCTGCAACATCCAGTTAACAAGGTTAGCTATCGCTCACTGCGAGCGGAGTTTTCGACCTATCTGTTCATGGTGTTTGCAGCGCTGATTGTAAGCCTCTTCATGGTGTTGCAGGGCGTCGGAAAAGCGCAGCAAGGTGACGTGTTTTCCAAGGATGACCGTATCCTGGTCGTATCGAACAAGATAGCGCCTCGCTACCCTTTGCCAGTGCGTTACGCCTATGAAATCAATCTGCGCGAGCTTCCCGGTGTGGAACGTGCTGTAGCGGTCAATTTCGTTCCTGCCACCATGAATGGTCCACGTAAGCAGATTGCTGTAATGGCGGCAAATCCAAGTGATATTCTGCGCACAAATACTGACCTTGTCGTTTTAGGTGGCGCCGCACAGCGCTGGATTGATGACACTAACGGGCTATTGGTTGGGCGTGATTTCGCTACACGTGAGGGATTGATGATCGGTGATGTCATATCGATCACATCTCCTTCCTTCCGTGAGGCGGGGGGGGTGGATACAATTAAGCTGAAAATCCAAGGCTTGTATGCTGTTAAGAACGATGCCTATCCTGCAGTGGGTGTGCTATTGCATGACAAACTCATACGCCCCAATGGACAGACTACAACTGCCCAGGGCGCCAGTGCCATACTGGTACTGCTCAAAGACCGGAGCAACGCCATCGAAGTGGCTCAGATCATAGATGACCGATACAAAGCATCACCGATGAGCACACGAACCACGCTACGTGAGCAATTCGTTGATTCTTACAATAGTCAGGGAGCAGGGATCAGGACATTGCTTCGTCTATACGGTTTGGGTGGCATAGCGGCTGGTGGAATGTTATTGCTTGCATTCTGCTATTTCAATGCTTACCGTCTGGAACAGGAATTGAGGAGATTCGAGGAAATGGGGTTTAATCGTTTCGGCGTGATCATGCGCGCAGCAACAGCGATGATGTTCCCGATACTTGCAGGGGCTGCATTTGGGGTTGTGCTGACGCTGCTGGTGTCGGCATTGTTCAAGGTTTCAATCCAGAAAGCTTTTCCATACTTCGCTGCAACATGGGAAACTGGATTGCCGCTACTGCCAGCCGTCGCAGCAATTACTTTTCTCCTGTCCGCTTTTGCCCTTCTGACAGTTGTTAAGTTGCAACGGCGAACAACTCAAGTGGGGGCTGTGCAATGA
- a CDS encoding thiocillin family RiPP: protein MFRSNSISHAFDLATASSDIEVMAQSQFFVLEPEDKAIDTFGCLGSAGTFGGCFGCLGTAGCCC from the coding sequence ATGTTTCGTTCCAATAGCATCTCCCACGCTTTCGATCTGGCAACTGCTTCCAGCGACATCGAAGTAATGGCTCAATCTCAGTTCTTCGTTCTTGAACCAGAAGATAAGGCGATTGACACCTTTGGTTGCCTTGGTAGCGCTGGCACTTTCGGTGGCTGTTTTGGTTGTTTGGGCACTGCAGGTTGCTGCTGCTAA
- a CDS encoding cupin domain-containing protein, which yields MSELKAKIDATIQDVHARKLVELLHTNSFFQDVWERRELHLSSVFDTNGLQEIFPLSKFDEVLTSGALVSPHLDIVRDGKKCAAPFTVSPSPATDVGRVLHDLKQGATIRVAHIEHYLPSLSRFCRGLEQVLQIPIRANLYMTPPFSQGFQPHFDLDDIFVVQVLGQKEWFWHPNYANQAALPNTDMPFVSSKHSLLGAPKPIMMKAGDVLYLPRGFMHEARTDEVASIHITFAPIGTTLGKFIEQMVRKLTISDVRLRRTVSFAPDQENDEQVLDQLASEIRSCLEGLTTRQALSEAAEFMRQSMSRHRNPDLQGKLLEALNN from the coding sequence ATGAGCGAGTTGAAAGCCAAAATAGACGCCACCATTCAGGATGTGCATGCCCGTAAACTGGTTGAGCTTCTGCATACAAATTCTTTCTTCCAGGATGTGTGGGAAAGGCGCGAGTTGCATCTCTCATCAGTGTTCGATACGAACGGATTGCAGGAGATCTTTCCATTGAGTAAGTTTGATGAGGTACTCACCAGTGGCGCCTTAGTGTCGCCTCATCTGGATATTGTTCGCGATGGTAAGAAATGCGCAGCCCCGTTCACGGTATCGCCCAGCCCAGCCACTGATGTCGGGCGGGTATTACACGATCTAAAGCAAGGCGCCACGATCCGTGTCGCTCATATCGAACACTATCTTCCCAGCTTGAGCCGGTTTTGCAGAGGGTTGGAACAGGTTCTGCAAATACCTATCCGAGCAAACCTTTATATGACGCCGCCGTTCAGTCAGGGCTTTCAGCCGCATTTCGATCTGGACGATATTTTTGTAGTGCAGGTGCTTGGGCAGAAAGAATGGTTTTGGCATCCAAACTATGCAAATCAGGCTGCTTTGCCTAACACAGATATGCCCTTTGTTTCATCCAAGCACAGTTTGCTTGGAGCGCCCAAACCAATTATGATGAAGGCGGGTGACGTACTTTATCTGCCGCGTGGATTTATGCACGAAGCGCGTACTGACGAGGTGGCGTCCATCCACATCACCTTTGCGCCAATCGGTACCACCCTTGGGAAATTCATTGAACAAATGGTCAGAAAGCTGACGATTAGCGACGTGCGTTTGCGCCGTACTGTCAGCTTTGCCCCCGACCAGGAGAATGATGAGCAAGTGCTTGACCAACTCGCTTCAGAGATTCGATCCTGCCTTGAGGGACTGACTACAAGACAAGCGCTTTCCGAAGCTGCGGAATTCATGCGGCAATCCATGAGCAGGCATCGGAATCCTGATTTGCAGGGCAAATTGCTTGAGGCTTTGAATAACTGA
- a CDS encoding ABC transporter permease, whose amino-acid sequence MFRQFLLRCYRSFSRNIVVSILPLAMPMIFLLLFLDATKGAGAPPSFRIGVAQEAASSPWVDELMAKGVVRIDTLTSEAKADTIDSRKHDAILLAPDKTGVPVLMVREGLMPWARVLTADKLVNSAEGGATARPRIDIREIKVSNNDYLSFILPGLFVMVLIQLAMTSTANVVLNDRADGTFRLVSSVKGAILPLVAAEILFRLIFACVCYCLMLLAISQSTTGWINSTIFPFTAVFMLGAVMMVVFGYTLGGLLPGRRNWTAVITLMGLAFWFFSDILFPASQHALARPLALVLPPTYLTDALRQIATGKPGTFPLYVDIGAMVFVLVVSTVISIRYFRFETNDDRL is encoded by the coding sequence TTGTTTCGTCAGTTTTTATTACGTTGCTATCGCTCTTTCTCCAGAAACATTGTGGTTAGCATCCTGCCATTAGCGATGCCAATGATTTTTTTGCTCTTGTTTCTTGATGCGACCAAAGGTGCTGGTGCGCCTCCGTCTTTCAGGATTGGTGTCGCTCAGGAAGCAGCGTCAAGTCCTTGGGTTGATGAGTTGATGGCAAAAGGAGTGGTTCGTATCGACACGCTCACGTCAGAGGCAAAGGCAGACACGATCGACAGTCGTAAACACGATGCGATTTTGCTGGCTCCAGACAAGACTGGGGTTCCTGTTTTAATGGTTCGTGAAGGCTTGATGCCTTGGGCACGCGTGCTTACAGCAGATAAGCTCGTCAACAGCGCTGAGGGCGGCGCTACCGCGAGACCTCGGATTGATATTCGCGAGATCAAGGTGAGCAATAATGATTACCTTTCGTTCATTCTGCCAGGATTGTTCGTGATGGTGTTAATTCAGTTGGCGATGACATCAACAGCAAATGTCGTACTCAATGATCGTGCGGACGGTACGTTTCGGCTTGTCTCTTCGGTCAAGGGCGCAATCTTACCGCTGGTGGCGGCTGAGATTTTGTTTAGGTTAATTTTCGCTTGTGTCTGCTATTGCCTCATGTTGCTGGCGATTTCCCAGTCAACCACAGGGTGGATCAATTCGACAATCTTTCCGTTCACTGCCGTATTTATGCTGGGTGCGGTAATGATGGTGGTATTTGGCTACACATTAGGCGGGCTGCTGCCAGGCAGAAGAAATTGGACTGCGGTCATCACTTTAATGGGATTGGCATTTTGGTTCTTTTCTGACATCCTGTTTCCCGCTAGTCAGCATGCGCTTGCGCGTCCGCTGGCATTGGTGTTGCCGCCAACGTATTTAACTGATGCACTGCGACAAATTGCAACAGGCAAGCCAGGTACATTTCCTCTTTATGTTGATATCGGCGCCATGGTGTTCGTGCTGGTGGTATCAACTGTGATCAGTATCCGCTATTTCCGTTTTGAAACGAATGACGACCGTTTATAA
- a CDS encoding efflux RND transporter periplasmic adaptor subunit: MSVHLEDKNEPQSGAPVDLLARLAHTERATGQTSQQVAPARLKSLALLITMIVVCAALILFVAVDWKSNTSPKAIGNESVSSRPPSAAAAPKPEVVSMDKGAELEASGYVVARNKSTVSSDITGRIKSINVVVGQTVKKGDVIAHLDDREALLRLAAAEIKVTQTRLAAENARVLMANEKDKLSQLKGLIEQKFVSESTYKQALAAYESATIKVKAEEANKADAENSLNAARIFAERHVIQAPFSGIVASVSAGAGETVSPTSGGGNSFIRSGIVQLVDPFSLYVVAEVPERQLQPIHVGQDVEIIGKAARSSVFVSKVSWVSPISNRQRGVVEVGINFNDPARQFIDGMEVNVRFMSKATGSKRE; the protein is encoded by the coding sequence GTGAGCGTACATTTAGAAGATAAAAACGAGCCCCAGTCAGGCGCTCCGGTTGATTTGCTTGCGCGGCTTGCACACACCGAACGTGCAACTGGGCAAACGAGTCAGCAGGTAGCGCCTGCGAGGCTGAAGTCCTTGGCATTGCTCATTACAATGATTGTAGTTTGCGCGGCATTGATATTGTTTGTAGCGGTTGATTGGAAAAGCAATACCAGTCCGAAAGCAATTGGCAATGAGTCTGTTTCAAGCCGACCGCCAAGCGCGGCAGCGGCGCCCAAGCCTGAAGTTGTCAGTATGGACAAAGGCGCGGAATTGGAAGCATCCGGTTATGTCGTCGCACGTAATAAGTCAACGGTTTCATCAGACATCACAGGCCGTATCAAATCAATCAATGTGGTTGTGGGCCAGACTGTCAAGAAAGGCGATGTAATTGCCCATCTTGATGATCGGGAGGCGCTGCTCAGACTGGCTGCCGCAGAGATAAAAGTTACTCAGACCCGGTTAGCTGCTGAAAACGCTCGAGTACTCATGGCGAACGAGAAAGACAAATTGTCGCAATTAAAAGGTCTGATTGAGCAAAAATTCGTCTCGGAATCGACTTATAAACAAGCTCTTGCGGCTTATGAGAGTGCAACTATCAAGGTTAAGGCTGAGGAGGCAAACAAGGCCGATGCTGAGAACTCCTTGAATGCGGCGCGCATATTTGCCGAACGGCATGTGATTCAAGCACCGTTCTCCGGTATTGTCGCCTCCGTTTCAGCCGGTGCAGGCGAGACTGTTTCACCAACCTCTGGTGGAGGCAACAGTTTCATTCGCAGCGGTATCGTTCAGTTGGTTGATCCTTTCAGCCTTTATGTCGTCGCCGAAGTCCCAGAACGGCAACTTCAGCCAATTCATGTTGGACAGGATGTTGAAATTATCGGCAAGGCCGCTCGCAGCAGTGTGTTTGTGTCGAAGGTATCCTGGGTTTCTCCGATCTCGAATCGGCAACGGGGTGTTGTCGAAGTGGGCATCAATTTTAATGACCCTGCGCGTCAGTTTATTGACGGTATGGAAGTAAATGTGCGGTTTATGAGTAAAGCGACAGGATCGAAACGAGAATAA
- a CDS encoding ABC transporter permease, with protein MTGTIIADMRHGFGLLAKLHLRMMRERPEMDLMAVLLLTIICFLGGIGLMLNHAVSEIFHRSGDAAVVLVTARGSSAGEVESFISTSSIANLRNSLSEANFKKLKFNEQLVVSSSKEESGRQQFLSVRGVATADFTSNRKVRIVEGRMFGENRYELVVGRAALRAFPSFKVGSKIELAKQNWLVVGIFEMAGDVRENEIVGNLEQVQYAHGAQSMVSSIRIAAANADEALRISNAINADNALEFTARSEASYFEQQVKPVLQATTRLQVLIMGLMIPTALLGLISILRVQNLNMLDKLNMLSFIGYQGADIRISLIVRALVLGLVASLLTCLIVSNLVAGRSIELEMGLQAMDIRFQAAPWIYLVIGSVSCVLAVCAAIMNKVKVELIR; from the coding sequence ATGACCGGAACAATAATAGCCGATATGCGGCATGGCTTCGGTTTGCTGGCCAAGCTCCATCTGCGTATGATGCGTGAACGACCGGAAATGGACTTAATGGCAGTATTGCTTCTGACTATTATCTGCTTCCTGGGGGGGATTGGCTTGATGCTGAATCACGCTGTAAGCGAGATTTTTCATCGAAGTGGTGATGCCGCTGTAGTGCTTGTTACTGCGCGCGGCAGCAGTGCCGGTGAGGTGGAAAGTTTTATCTCGACATCAAGTATTGCCAATTTAAGAAATTCCTTGTCGGAAGCCAATTTCAAGAAATTGAAGTTTAATGAGCAATTGGTTGTCTCTTCATCAAAGGAAGAAAGTGGACGGCAGCAATTTCTGTCGGTGAGGGGTGTAGCAACTGCTGATTTCACCAGTAATCGCAAGGTGCGAATCGTCGAGGGAAGGATGTTCGGAGAAAATCGCTACGAGCTGGTGGTAGGTCGCGCAGCATTGCGGGCATTCCCATCATTTAAGGTCGGCAGCAAGATTGAACTTGCAAAGCAGAATTGGTTGGTCGTCGGTATTTTCGAGATGGCGGGAGATGTCCGCGAGAACGAGATTGTGGGCAATTTGGAGCAGGTGCAGTACGCCCATGGTGCACAAAGCATGGTTAGCTCGATTCGCATCGCTGCAGCGAATGCCGACGAAGCGTTGCGTATCTCAAACGCAATCAACGCAGATAACGCGTTGGAGTTTACAGCACGTTCAGAGGCTAGCTATTTTGAGCAGCAAGTGAAGCCAGTTCTGCAGGCGACCACCAGATTGCAGGTTCTGATCATGGGACTGATGATACCCACAGCATTGCTCGGGTTGATATCCATCCTGCGCGTTCAGAATCTGAATATGCTGGATAAACTGAATATGCTCAGTTTTATCGGCTATCAGGGGGCCGACATACGGATATCACTCATCGTCCGTGCGCTAGTGCTTGGTCTCGTGGCAAGCTTGTTAACGTGCCTTATTGTTAGCAACCTCGTGGCTGGCCGTTCAATTGAATTGGAAATGGGATTGCAAGCCATGGACATTCGTTTCCAGGCTGCCCCCTGGATTTATTTGGTGATCGGATCGGTGTCTTGTGTACTTGCCGTCTGTGCCGCAATCATGAACAAAGTTAAGGTTGAGTTAATTCGATGA
- a CDS encoding thiocillin family RiPP, with protein MQINHSFDVSPEIGAEVEVLNGAHYFLLEPEVKDSGFDCAGTVGTFGSAGGCAGTFGTFGCCC; from the coding sequence ATGCAAATCAATCACTCATTTGACGTTTCCCCAGAAATCGGTGCGGAAGTTGAAGTCCTGAATGGCGCACACTATTTCCTTCTTGAACCAGAAGTGAAGGATAGCGGTTTCGATTGCGCTGGCACGGTCGGCACTTTTGGCTCCGCTGGTGGTTGTGCTGGCACCTTCGGTACATTCGGCTGCTGTTGCTGA
- a CDS encoding thiocillin family RiPP: MQINHSFDVSPEIGAEVEVLSNASYFVLEPELKDGGFDCAGTVGSAGSVGGCLGTFGTFGCCC, translated from the coding sequence ATGCAAATCAATCACTCTTTTGACGTGTCCCCAGAAATCGGTGCAGAAGTTGAAGTTCTGAGCAACGCAAGCTATTTCGTCCTTGAACCAGAATTGAAGGATGGCGGTTTCGACTGCGCTGGCACGGTTGGTTCGGCTGGCTCGGTTGGCGGTTGTTTGGGTACTTTCGGCACTTTTGGCTGCTGCTGCTAA
- a CDS encoding TOMM precursor leader peptide-binding protein has product MNIFYSGIFGRRAADIAALRCNDACLIDMNQTDAAIIAKQCKGGKALVLLSDASGAGLDALATGFREAGVVWTAVNLYPAMLRIGPLIKADGVCFECATRRYLSAPGSDGLMRLEELLRGAAAKQAITFPVVPATVVEMAVSEAMRQINDVELPAGFILKVDFVDISMTSAVARPLHGCTCCNLTNRNRTPGERFYADLESDMLELTGGIA; this is encoded by the coding sequence ATGAATATTTTTTATAGTGGAATTTTTGGACGGCGTGCCGCAGATATTGCCGCGCTACGCTGTAATGATGCTTGTCTGATAGACATGAACCAAACCGACGCCGCAATAATTGCCAAGCAGTGTAAGGGCGGAAAGGCATTGGTTCTCCTTTCCGATGCCTCCGGTGCGGGATTGGATGCTTTGGCCACCGGATTTCGGGAGGCCGGTGTGGTCTGGACCGCCGTAAACTTGTACCCAGCCATGTTGCGCATTGGCCCGTTGATTAAAGCGGATGGAGTATGTTTTGAGTGTGCCACCCGCCGTTATTTGTCTGCGCCTGGTTCGGACGGTCTTATGCGGTTGGAAGAACTGCTGCGTGGAGCCGCCGCCAAACAAGCCATCACATTCCCTGTGGTGCCTGCCACGGTCGTAGAGATGGCCGTTTCTGAAGCAATGCGCCAGATTAATGATGTGGAGCTTCCTGCTGGTTTTATACTTAAAGTGGATTTTGTTGATATCTCCATGACATCAGCAGTGGCGCGACCGCTGCATGGCTGCACTTGCTGCAACTTAACAAATAGAAACCGAACACCAGGAGAACGCTTCTATGCCGATCTGGAGAGTGACATGCTGGAATTGACCGGAGGCATTGCCTGA
- a CDS encoding YcaO-like family protein codes for MLLEQEAAYPFIRLAQPFAGVTGIPELTRTVELGQPELEVAISRVGDVSALFPGLRSGDGRTYANSGGMNGACADENPELAIVKSIAEAAERYAMTVIGNDEVVVATANELGAEALDWRLFPRCLDHEYANFPAIVPFDPDKRMRWVKGISLVSGRRLHVPVAMTHISAVSRRAESFSLPISTGVAVHTCIYEATARAIMEVVERDSIALTWYLRQPLPRIQISSERVELYRERFKAFESSQITQYLFDATTDLGIPVVYGLMVAPGHPSAAIVVTAASDLNPVSACAKAMREAVSTRLAVIASSEVPASPEACIKLEHGAVYMGAQSRMKEFDFLLKSKQSMDIENIANRDVGDSRRNLLWLINRLKEKNIEAVAVELTTEDLRESGLRAVRVVIPQLMPMSYVTMARFLAHPRLSQYGELVTGAPFTADMVNPLPQPFA; via the coding sequence ATGTTATTGGAGCAGGAAGCTGCATATCCCTTTATTCGACTCGCCCAGCCTTTTGCTGGTGTGACCGGAATTCCTGAGCTTACCCGTACTGTGGAATTGGGCCAACCCGAGCTTGAAGTTGCGATATCGCGAGTGGGAGATGTGTCCGCTTTGTTTCCTGGCTTACGCTCAGGCGATGGGCGTACCTATGCTAACAGTGGCGGTATGAACGGCGCATGCGCAGACGAAAATCCAGAACTGGCTATAGTTAAATCCATTGCCGAGGCTGCTGAGCGCTACGCTATGACTGTGATAGGCAACGATGAGGTTGTGGTCGCTACAGCAAATGAACTTGGAGCTGAAGCGCTGGATTGGCGTTTGTTTCCGCGCTGCCTTGATCATGAGTACGCGAATTTTCCCGCCATAGTTCCCTTCGATCCAGATAAAAGGATGCGATGGGTGAAGGGAATTTCTTTGGTGAGTGGCCGCCGTTTGCATGTTCCGGTCGCGATGACGCACATTTCGGCGGTTAGCCGTCGCGCTGAATCATTTTCCCTGCCTATCTCGACTGGTGTTGCTGTGCACACCTGCATTTACGAAGCCACAGCCAGGGCGATCATGGAAGTAGTCGAGCGCGATTCAATTGCATTGACCTGGTATTTGCGCCAACCGCTGCCAAGAATTCAAATCAGCTCAGAGCGCGTTGAACTTTATCGCGAGCGCTTCAAAGCCTTTGAAAGCAGCCAGATTACGCAATACTTGTTTGATGCAACGACCGACCTGGGTATTCCGGTTGTGTACGGCCTGATGGTTGCGCCTGGGCATCCATCAGCAGCCATTGTGGTCACCGCTGCAAGTGACCTTAACCCGGTTTCAGCCTGTGCTAAGGCGATGCGTGAGGCGGTTTCCACGAGATTGGCGGTCATTGCATCGTCTGAAGTGCCTGCAAGTCCAGAAGCCTGCATCAAACTCGAACATGGAGCAGTCTATATGGGGGCGCAATCAAGGATGAAGGAATTTGACTTCCTTCTCAAGTCCAAGCAAAGTATGGATATTGAAAATATCGCAAATCGTGACGTTGGCGACAGTCGTCGTAACCTGCTCTGGCTTATTAATCGGTTAAAGGAAAAAAATATTGAAGCCGTGGCGGTGGAATTAACGACAGAGGACCTTCGTGAGAGTGGTTTGCGTGCTGTGCGTGTCGTAATTCCACAGTTGATGCCTATGTCCTACGTCACGATGGCCCGTTTTCTTGCACATCCACGCTTATCACAGTACGGTGAACTGGTCACTGGCGCCCCCTTTACGGCTGACATGGTCAACCCATTACCCCAACCTTTCGCGTGA